Part of the Phragmites australis chromosome 23, lpPhrAust1.1, whole genome shotgun sequence genome is shown below.
ATATTATGTTTCCATTGGTGTACCAACTTATTGAGTTAGCATTGGTACTACCAGTTGCAACAGCATCTGTTGAAAGAGTCTTCTCGGCTATGAACATCATCAAGACTGATTTGCGCAACAGGATATGCGATGATTGGCTCAATGACTTGATGTTGTGTTATATTGAGCGGGATTTATTCAGAAGACTAGATTCTAATGCCATTAAAAACCGGTTTCAAGACATGAAAACAAGGAAGATGAATTTGCCTAAGCCTTCTAGTTCTAGACATAATTAGTGGTTGTGTTTCCGTAAGTTTCTATACTTAATTACTTCTATTGTCTTTGGTTACATTTAGTATAATTGCATAATtgcatatatgtttatcttCGGTTCTTTTTCATTTTGCAGGTTCATATGGTTTTATCAATTTATGTTGAGGGTCTTTTCACCTCGCCTACTAATTATAaggtatttttttaaatttcttCTTAAAGTTCGCCCTACCTTCTTTGCTTGTCTGGATCCGCCCTACCAACAAAACATGCAAGTGTCTAGTCTATCATCTGTCCACTTGACTGTTTCGCCACAAAATGCAGTCTGTCGGTTCCTCCAAGAAATGCAGGCTGCGGACAAGATAAATTCAAACCTTTTCGAATTGGGATCCATTATGTTCTCAAACTGTAGTTTACACATTcctgttgttgtttttcttttaatgTCAACAGTTCTACTTCTACCATCATTGTTCTATGCCTACCATCATTGTTCTATGCCTTTCtgttgggttgggttggtttGGTATCAAATGTGCTATATGACATTCTGTGATAATGGACCATGCTATTTGTTGTACTGAAACTGGCGTACAGTGAGGAAGGCAGATCTGGCATCTGTCTATCCCCCCTTGTGTCCATACCTAACAGTCTTGCATGCACCGTAACCACCGTTTATTTCTCCTCTCCTCAACTCCCTTCTCGCCCTTGCATTGTTTCTACCAATCTGCAGCTGCAACAGAGCACAAGACTAAGGTATCACCTATGAAAACGCTTCTGTTTCCATACTTTTTTTCCCTTGTTCAATTTGTCACCTATGTGAATGACCTTCGTACCATTAGTATGTTCTGCAATTTTCAGCACAAAAACGTACAGTTACTAGCTGAAATATATGGTCGAGTACTTTTCTATGTTCCCCAATTGTTCCCTCTGTATTAGCTTTTCTATCGTCCTTCTCTAGAAACAAACAAACCGTTTGCTGCGATGATTGCGATTATGAATCATCCCCTGTTTTTTTGTCAGCGGAAGATGCAAGGTCACGAGAAGATTGCTGCTCTGAAGCCTGTGGCCTCCAGGCCTTTCTCAAGCTTCCAGACCTACTCACAGCTCCTAAAAGACTTCACCGCCATTGGTTCTGCACCAATCACCGTCCTGGAGGAAACGAATCTAATTAGGCCAAAGACAACGCGGTTCACATCGGTACCGAGTGATCTTCCGACAGAAATAACTGCAACCACAGTAAGTCTCACTGGAATTCAGTTCTTATTTTTCTGGTGAAAGAAACTTCATGCTTCCGATAACGACGTTTGTTTTTGCGGTTTTCTGTAAGTGATACTTCAAATTCAAGCATCCATCTCCCCccacaaataaaataaaataaataatccaAGCATCCATCTGTCACCCGATAGATTATTTTGAACTTATTCAGGACATAATTATATGACCATCTTTCAACTATGTTTTAAACTTAAGCTGCAGGATGCTGGTTCAGGTACCACACTTGAAGACATGGAAGTAGATACAGAACAGTTTGTCTCTTTTGACCATCTGACAGCATGCCACACTATCAGGAAGCCTATGAGCAGTGTGAAGAACCGTTTGTCATATGATGGCTACAGCTGGAGGAAGTATGGACAGAAGCAAGTGAAAGGGAGCGAATTCCCGCGGAGCTACTACAAGTGCACTCATCCAAGCTGCCTTGTCAAGAGAAAGGTGGAGAAGACAATAGATGGGCAGATTGCTGAAATTGTATACAGCGGTGAGCACAACCACCCCAAGCCTCATCCTCCCAGGAATACGTTGTCATTGCCAAGTACAGAGGTTGTGGTCGTGGACCTGCATGGTACGAATGATGCAGGACTAGAAAGCCAGATAGGAGGACGCAATCGGGCTCCTGGTACTGCTGTTACAGCATCTAGAGGCAATTATAATTGCTTTGACGAAGTTAGAAAAATGAGTGAGCTCACTGACAACAAGAAGAGGTATGTTTTTGTTGCTAACACATTCTGCTATTCAGAACTTACTATAATTGCTTTACGGAGCATGTGCAAGTGGTGGCATAGAATGTTGGCTGCCCTGTAGCATAGTGCCTCATCCAATAAGTTGCAAGGTTGAGGTATTACCACAACTACAAACTACCAGAGAAATCATCCTGATGAGTAATTTCCTGATTCcttaaagaaaggaagaaagaaagaaaatgcagATCTGCATAGATGTGGGCATTGAAAATTCCATATGCCAAAGAACATATGCATACATCTCACGGTTCATGAATACTTGCCGTTTCAGCACAAGGGAGAAGCAATCAAGTAACGCAAGCAGCCTGACAGCTTATACTGAGCCTACTCCTGCTTCCCAAACTTGGACAGACTGCGAGTTATCTGGGGATGCATTCGGTTGGCGCAAGTATGGTCAGAAGGTTGTGAAGGGAAATTCACTTCCGAGGTAATATTTCTCTGAAGATTCGCTACTGTGCCATAACTAATGGTCAGGGAAAAGTGTATGCGTCTGAAACCCTGAACCTAGTTGCTACTCCTTTTGGATTCAACCAAGTCCACAACTTTATAATCCTATTATCGGCAGGTGTCATATCTTTTTTTGGCTTGTTTCTATTCTAGCACATAGAACTGAGCAGATTGGCCCGATGGGTACGGTACTGGAAACTAATGGCTCACTTAATAGGGCTGAAACAAAGTAGAAATTGAGACATGAGGCAGTGTTCCAATATGAGCGTAAATAATTCTGAAGCATAAAGCAACCCGAAACCTTACTATTTTGTGAGACGACAGTTGGTGCGTAGCTTGATTTGGTTTTGGACAAGTGCTCTGTACCTGAACGAGTAAATGGTACCGTTTTCATGTGGCTTGCAGGAGTTACTACAGGTGCAGTGCACCGAGATGCAACGCACGCAAGTACGTGGAGCGTGCACCCCATAACCATGATTCATCGGGGAGGTCATCTTCTGTGACCACCACCTATCAGGGAAGGCACAATCACGACATTATTCCCTCGGGTTCTGGCAGGCTTCTTCAAGGGTGAAGGAGGTAACAAAGTACGTATAATTCCTCAGAGAAGAAACTGGTTAGAGTTGTCAAGAGTGAAAGAATGGTGGTGTTCCTAGCTAGTACTTATATGTTTGTGATGTAGAATGGTTGTGTTCTTGGGGAAATGAACTCTTACTCTATAATAATTCTCTCAGATTGTGTAACCAACCGACCAGCCTAATTGAGTCTGAGTTGTTACCAGTAGATAGGGCAGGACAATTGTAATCGATCTACCCACAGCGCAGGGAGAGCCCAAAACATGCATGTTGCGGCGGAGTGAGCTAATGTGTTCACTATGAATGCAGACACAAGATCAAGCACATATTCTTTCTCTTGGTGTTCTTCGATGGCGGGGATGAACCTGGTCATCCCTTGACAGGTTCATCCCTTGGTGTCGAGGgttcttcccttcccttcccttcccttcccttggTGCGTTCTTTCTCCGTCCGGAGGTTGATGCCTCGATCAGGAGGTTGTCGGGGTGAACAATGTTATCTCCAGCCTCGCCACGAAACACTCCACTTTGTCCTCCATCTCGACGGGATTctccccgccgcctccctccATTTCCATTCCACTCCAAGATGATTCAGCAGCACCAATCCCCAAACTTTTTAGATTGCAGCAGGTACCTTCTCTTCGTCGGAGCCGGGTTTGGAGCTGGCCACCTTCTTCGTCTTACATGGGCAGATCAGCAAGATATCATACAGATCCTGGCAAGGCAGCAACTCGGATTCGAACTGGAACTCGGACTATTTGATTGTTATCAAACCATAATCTTATCAAATCGAATATCCTGGCCTTAAACAGCaatatttgtttctttctttcttacaAACCATGCATAATTTACCTAGCATCTCTGTCTAAAAGCTCTCGCACTCAAAGCGTGGCATCGTAGCACTGCAAACGGTACAGAGAATACAAGGTCAGGAGGTCAACCAACCAAGCCTACAACCAACTCAAAGCCACACTTGTTACGATGGACTGCAGTATAACATTCTTGTTACGTGCTACCATCCCCTGAATGCCTGCAAAAGTACACAGCTTACATGGCAGATTATCACAGACATTATCACAGGCATTATGAAGAGCAATCAATCCCACCTCCAAGATGTTGGCAGATTGCGAGATTTCCGGTCTAATTGGACATTTTCTAGAGCAGCTGATGCCTGTAGTACCTCTTCAGATATATCATCGGCATCATATCTCCAGTTGTACTCATCTTTCCTCGTATTGGAAGCTGAAGAACCCCCTCTTCGGTCTGAACATACAAAGAGCTTGTTTAAGAATTTAGAACAACACAACTACATATGACAAAACTGAAGGAATTACATAGCACGGCATGCACCTGATGTCTGTGATGATGAGATTGGCCTGGAAAATTCAAAGTAAAATGTTACCCTCACATATAATGGCAAAAACAAATAGCTGACGCACAATTGCAATGGCAGAACAATATGGCATCACAATTACCTCCCCATTGGAGGCAGGCTCCCAACTGAAGATGACGGCGGCCTCCTCATGTTCCGATGTTCAACATTTAGTGCTGGATCAGACTCAGAAGAGATCATTCTCCTACCGCCCATCCTTGTTTGGGACAAATTCTAATCAACGGAACAAAATTAGAAAACCAAAGTGCGCAATGGAAACAGACAACTTTTAAGCTAAATGTCTAAGGAGACAACAGTTAGTTGACTATTTTAGGAGGCTAATAACAAAAACCTTATTAACAAGGAGAAAAAAAGTGCAATGCTACTATACATGCTCAAGAACAGTGAAAGGCAACGTGAAAAAGAGTAAATTGGTTATATGCAATGAATTCATAGGCAGAAAGCAACCTTGCGGCTCACATCCCAAGCACCACATGTCCGTCAAAAGTACACCTCAACTAGATATCTTTACATAAATATATTGAGGTTTGACAAATCTCATGTAAACAGAGATTAGTAATGTAGTGCACTGTAAAATAACTGATATAAATGCCACTGGAGCCATTGCACTGTAAAATAACTAATTAAATATTGTGAacttataaatagagaagatgCGCTTGATTTTGGTGACTTTAGTTTTCTTATGCTGTAAATGCAACTACACCCAACTTTTTTGTCAGCTTGACTAATTCAGATAACACAAAAATAAAGAAGTGGCCGTTCATCAACTCCATATACACCTATTTTAATGATTTCGAGTCCGCAAGAGATAAACCTCATATTTCAGATATCCTTCGAGAACATCTAAAAGCATGGGACCACTTTCAGCACTCCTGATCCCTTCAGCTCCACTTTTGTTAGAAAAATCCTTCAGTTCATTCTTCCAAAAGTCCTTGGGCTGATTTGCAAAGCAACAGACACATTAGTCAATGTTGATTTTGGAAATGTACAACTAAGATACATCAAATATAAAGAATGGTTACCAGATTACATTCTGGCAAGTAAACTTTCATTGTATGACTTAGCTGGGCCCACTCCAAGTATTCGCATACAAGCGCTGTTAATAACCTACCTGCAAGCAACAGAAATTCTAGAATGTAAACCATTTGATATTACATGCAGCTTGAAAAACATACAGCTAAACAGAACCATTAAGTACTAAAAATCATTTTAGCCTAGCATGGACACCTTAAACAAACGAGATATctgtaatgttttttttttcaactaaCATCAGCGCACAAGCAAACAAAGCCAATTACTCACACTAGTTATCAATCAGGAGGAACAAAGAAATACCTTTCAGATATAGTATTGCAAGctaaaaaaagtttaaaaaatgcCAAAATTTCCAGCAGCATAGAAACTATCATGGAACATAATAGCAACCTTCAATAGTTCAGGAATATATGAGAAAAGTAGCATGAAAAGATTCTACACAGCTGTACATCAGACAGAAAGATGCACATATGTAGCAGCAACCGATACAAGTTCTGATTAACAGAGAAATTTGAAATGATTAACTGACTACCCATTAAAAGTGCAAACCTGaaggtgaagcatgcaattgctTAGCTCTGTCATTGCAGCTACCAAGCAAAGCTGGATTCCCACCATCGTCATTCTCTACCACACGATCCTCCTCTTCTATGGCCTCAAACACACTTGCTCTCAGCTCAGCCTAGTCATGCAATGAGACACATCATGAGGAAACAAATATAAGCATGTAGATTTGATCGAGCATAACCCGGGTTCAACAGATAAGGAAGAACTAAAAGGTAGAAACATACtttttgtcaaaatatttctcgAAGTTTGGCATAGATTTAACTGAATAAACACCAAGTAACTGAGGTTTTCGCAAGACAACCAAAGGAGCATTCTTTCACAAAAAACTTGAGAAATAGTTTTTTGCTTACAGTCCAAACAAAGATTCGCTCAGATCGTACCACTGGGATCAAAACCACCATCAAGTAATGTAGGCGCACTACTCGTCACAATGTGCCCACTAATTCATAATGCAATTGCAACTAGAACAACAAAATTATGCAAGGCGAAGTTTTTCTTCAGCAAGGAGTGAGCATTCTCATATCCTAAATACGAATCAACAGCACCAAGACGCTAAAATGTGCACATTACAATTTGAAATGGAGAGTAAATCTAACGGAATAGGCCCCTCCCCCAGGATCCATTCTTTCTTacaaaaaggggggggggggggggagctgcTAACACGTTTAGATTGCAAAATAATTCGCAAATTTGAGAAGGGGATCGCGGAGCCGGACGTCCAGATCCCCAAAACCAGAGGGGAAGGAAAGCTAGATCCGCGGGGCGGGGCGCGGTCGTGGCAACTGTTCGGAAGGAAAGCCTATTGTAGTGGGGAGGTGCATCAACGAAAGCAGCAAGTGGGGAAGAACTCACCCTGATCTTGGCGAGGACGCCCTTCTTCTCGAGGGTGCGGGTGACGAGCGTCTTGAGCTCCATCATCTCCCGCGCATAGTCGTCCATCTCTCCTCTGCTCTACTGCATGCCCCCTTGGTACTTGTGCCCCaaagggagggaggggaggagaggccCTTCTCGAAGCTTCTGGAAGTTGCCCCTCTGGTCTGGGGGTGGCGGAGCAGGCAGCTTCTCTCTCTCACTGTCGAGAGGATATCGAAGACGAACACAACACGAGGGGGAATTTACTTTTTTACCACCTACCGGGTGGCGCATGCCAAAACACCGGACAGATATCCTCTGATACATTAACAGTCACTGACATGTGGATCCGAGCCCACGTGTCAGTGACTGTTAATGCATCTGCAGTAACTGCAGAGGATCCCCACGGCAAAACACCATAGTACCGGATGCTCTCACCCGTTTGCCACCCACCCTACACGCAAAGGTTCTGTTATAAACAGTATCCGAGagatttgaaaaaagaaaaaaatatgtcaatttttATACGTGCTCTGTAATTTATAAACcatctattttaattagattcgtctaaaaatcttatgtaaaattcaaattaaaattctttaaaagaCGCTATTTTTGTAAgttttagtaatttttaaggtCTCACaacaattcccaaaaatctgaaaaaaatcactaatatttctctaatgtgatgtactaatttaggTGCCTGTGTCTTTTCAATTACTAACTGCTAATGACAATTAAATGACTAATTGATCCCAGGTTTATACGAAGAGAACGTCTATTCGCAACAGTATACATGGTCATGCATATGGTGTTTTCTTAAAGAGTAAGAGAGGTTACATGATCCATCTGGTAAACCGGGCGGGCACTAAGACTGTCCCCAacaatatttcttttattttcgtTCTCTTTTCAATTCTCTTTCCCattttcattccctttatttcctcttatCTTCAACAACTTTCGTTCGAGGGAAATCGtgaagggaaaagagagagaatcccggACTGAAAGGAATGACCTTAGGAATCTCTTcgcgacgggaaccgtgaaggaaatccgttagagcgctgaagagaacgaaaatcccgtcgtcaAAGGATTTTAGCCCCTAAAGAGAAACCGTTAGAGACAGTCTAAAGCCTACGCTGGGGAATAGAATATCCACGATGTGCAGCTTTGATGTTCTGTTCCGGGCAACTGACGGTGCCGACGTTCCTGGCCTGCACGTCGATCAGGGGGCTGAGATTTAGATGAGGCGGGGCGAGGCGAGCAGCAGCTTCCGTTCCGCCACCAATACCATCCATCTCCTGATTCATTTCATGctcatggatggatggatcacgAACGAATGTTAACTGTATACTGCTGTGCTGCctttttctagtatttttttgAAGCCCAAGTCAGTGAGTCTTGTGTCAAACCCAAATGAAGACATAGCTTGTCGATGGATAATTTCGCATCAGAAAGATATAGGATTATTCATACAGAGAGAGCAATGGCACATATACTCTGACGATCCACTAGCCACATCTTATACACTGCCCTCATCTCAGAACCGGAGAACTTGCTTTGGCTGGCTTCCATGTTTGCCGAGGGCCTTCTCCAGAGCCAAACTGAATTCACCAAAGGGACTCATCTCCATCCTGCACCCAAATGTTTCAAGAGTAGGATTTTCACTTCTCTCTTTAATCTTCTTCTTTATACGTACGGCAAAATCATATCAAGATGAGAGTATGCCAACATCTAACATGCAGCAATTCGATAAGAGCGTAGCTAGAATTTTACTTACTCGTACTTCAGTTTGCCTTCCTGCACCAGGCCCAAGAGGTAGTCTATCATTCTTCTACAATCTTCTGCCTTATCTGAGTTCATCCACTTCTGTAGCCAAAATCCTCGCAGGGAAACATCCTTTCACAGCAATACACCATGTTAGGAAATTAAGCGACTGAAGTGGCAATACCGTACCAAAAAAAGGGGGATATCAACCATCCCTGATCCGCATCATGAAATGATCACTAAGAAACTCCTTCAAATTGAAATAATATAACAACCTTTAAATTGAGATAATCTAACGAATACTTTAAAGTATGATTTTATTAAGTAGCTGATAATTCAGCATTAAGTTCTTTGATTGTCATCTATTGTGAGATAGTGGCACAATCCAGGGGTGACAATTTTGATGCAGAAACTAATGCTCGCATAAACTAGGCACTTTATTTTACCCATTTAAAACATTTAAAGTGTCCTAACGATATTAAGTAGTGCAATACTAGAAAGCCTGACTTTCAGAATTTGATGTACTGACCTTAAAAATGAAATATGAAGTAGGAACAGTGACAGGTTTCTTGGACATTCCACCATATGTCAGCATGGTGCCTCCTTGCCTAAAGAACAAGGGTTATGGATATgcatgaaaaaataagagattaTTCTAATTCTACCAAATTCAACATGTTACCTCAAAAACTTGAGTATCAGAGAAGCAGCATTTCCTCCAACGCAGTTAAATCCTAATGAAGGTTCTGGCAAAGCACCCTAACATCACAGAAAACAAAATAGAGTCTAGATGAGGGTTCATTGAAGCGATCTTACTTCTTATAGGTAAATAAACTGGAGATCGCATTCCAATATCCGGTCCTGACAGCAGCCAGCTTCCAGTAAAACTCACTCAGTACCAGATAGGAGCTTCGGCTTTCCTACTTCCGTATAATTAATAATTACATTTGTTAACCTTGGATCATAACCTATCTGAGAAAAAAGATCGCTTTAAGTAGTCCAAAGCAGAAGATATACATTTTCACGAGACTGCATACAATACATGTGAAAAAAAGTGGCAAGTACACAAAATAATAGCTGTCAAGGATGAGCAGTGATTGGAAAAGCAGGTAGTTGACGATTACCAGCAAGCTCTTGATATTCTTTATGTCTAGCTGAGATTCTGTGAACACCTCATCTGCACCAAGTTGTTTGAGTTTATCTTTTGCTTCTTCTGACCCAGTCCTACATCAATTTAGCTAAAGATTACTAAAGCAACAAAGTAGGATAATAAGAAAGGTAAATAATTTGAAAATGAAGCGTAGTACTAAGAGAATTATCAGTCATGTAGAAAGCCAAGACAGCTCTTGACAGAATCACTGATAGATCCTtatgatgttgatgatgtgaATTTTGAATTGTATTATACCTATCCCTTATGATGTTGATGGTGTGAATTCCATGTACTTTGGCAAGCTGAATGACACACTGGCCGACAATGCTGGTAGCACCATTCTGGACAATGGCATCACCTAACGCAAGAGATTAAAGGCCATGAGATGAGGGGACATGCTAGGCACTCATTTTTTGGTAAATAAAGGAAGGGCGACTATCATTTAGTGGAGAGAAGAAGAGCACCAGGATTGAGTTTTACAAAGTCGTGGAGCATCCTGAGCGCAGTCAAGGGGTTGACTGTGACGGTGGCAGCGTATTCCATGGGCACATCGCTGTGGACTTTGTGCCACACGCTCTCATGCTTGACGATGTACGTCTGCCATGTCCCTGCAGAAATCAAAGGCCAACCAAATTGCCTCATAAATTCCATTCCAAAATTGAGCCTTGAAACATTCCTGAAGCGAGACAGGATGGAGAAAGGGAGATACCGAATGATGGCGGAGAGGGTATGACCCAATCGCCGGGAGAGAGTGGGGCGGTGACGGCCGGGCCGAGGGCATGGACCTGGCCGACGCCCTCGTAACCTCCCACGGCGCCTGGGAGCGGGGGCCTGACGGGGTAGACGCCCTCGATGCGGTTGATGTCGGAGGGGTTTATGGGGGCGGCCAGCATCCGGACGCAGACGTCGCGGTCCCCGAGCTCCACCGGCGGCACATCCGCCACCCTCAGCACCTGGTCGGGTGCACCGTGCTCGTCGTAGATGACTGCCTTGGACGGCGGGGAGGCAAGCGACGAGGCGGTGGAGAAGCGGAAGCGGGAGGCGCGGCAGCGGTGGAGAATCTGAAACGTCGGCGGCAGCAACCGGGACGGCGGCGCCATCTCCCCTGGTCTTCTTCTCTCCACTCCTCCTCTGCAGTGCTCGTCGCTTCGTGTCTGTTGTTCAGGCCAGAAAGAAGACGACTCCAGAAGACGATGAAgcagcccggcccggcccggcccaagAATATATATTTAGTACGGTCCACTTGTCTCTTAGTTAAATAGACACTTAAAGAGAGAATAATTACATTATTGCATAAGAGTCTTAAGCTATAATGAGATCAACTAGTTTTCCATGCTAATCTCATGTTATCTAGGTTGAAATTGCTGGTTTCCACATTGAAACGGTTTAAGGTTCGATCGCTTAAGCAAGCAACGACGCCACGACAAGCGCTCCCATTAACATCCACCATGGCAGAAAAAATATCGATCACCCATAAACGTTTGACCAAACGTCCGCATTGTACATGGCCTGCCTTATGCAGTTGTTTCCTTTTTCGAACTCTAAATCGAAGGAAGACTATTGATTTGCGAGTAAGGAGGAGGTGTAACAACATTAAACAGCGACGGGCTTCTGATGCCGGCCTAGCCTAGCCTAGCTATATCAATCACGCGAATCGTAACTTGTATTAGAGAGGCATCTAGTGCATATGCATCCGGGTGCCTGTCAGTTGAATTTGGCATGTAAATAGATCAACCCTGTCCCGTCTTATGGGCAATCCACATAGCTTTATTGTCACAAACCTAAGTGGATCAAGCAACCGAATCAACACACAAGCACACCAATTTGTATCCAAATCGAAAGTTCTACTACCAACTCAATCCAATACAATATCTGGGAACAGTGAGGAGAGTGAAGCACAGAGAAAGGGAAGACTCCAGTCCGGGTACAAGGGAAAGGGGTGGAGACGAGAGGCAAACATCAGAGGGTGAGGGACTCAAAGAGGAGCTCTAGAAGGGAAGAAGAGGCCACAGGAGAAAGAAGGAATCAGTTCGGTTTGGTCTGATCTTTTATGTTCTAT
Proteins encoded:
- the LOC133906195 gene encoding protein TONNEAU 1a-like, producing MDDYAREMMELKTLVTRTLEKKGVLAKIRAELRASVFEAIEEEDRVVENDDGGNPALLGSCNDRAKQLHASPSGRLLTALVCEYLEWAQLSHTMKVYLPECNLPKDFWKNELKDFSNKSGAEGIRSAESGPMLLDVLEGYLKYENLSQTRMGGRRMISSESDPALNVEHRNMRRPPSSSVGSLPPMGRPISSSQTSDRRGGSSASNTRKDEYNWRYDADDISEEVLQASAALENVQLDRKSRNLPTSWRHSGDGST
- the LOC133906194 gene encoding WRKY transcription factor 44-like isoform X1, with translation MHRNHRLFLLSSTPFSPLHCFYQSAAATEHKTKRKMQGHEKIAALKPVASRPFSSFQTYSQLLKDFTAIGSAPITVLEETNLIRPKTTRFTSVPSDLPTEITATTLQDAGSGTTLEDMEVDTEQFVSFDHLTACHTIRKPMSSVKNRLSYDGYSWRKYGQKQVKGSEFPRSYYKCTHPSCLVKRKVEKTIDGQIAEIVYSGEHNHPKPHPPRNTLSLPSTEVVVVDLHGTNDAGLESQIGGRNRAPGTAVTASRGNYNCFDEVRKMSELTDNKKSTREKQSSNASSLTAYTEPTPASQTWTDCELSGDAFGWRKYGQKVVKGNSLPRSYYRCSAPRCNARKYVERAPHNHDSSGRSSSVTTTYQGRHNHDIIPSGSGRLLQG
- the LOC133906194 gene encoding WRKY transcription factor 44-like isoform X2 → MHRNHRLFLLSSTPFSPLHCFYQSAAATEHKTKRKMQGHEKIAALKPVASRPFSSFQTYSQLLKDFTAIGSAPITVLEETNLIRPKTTRFTSVPSDLPTEITATTDAGSGTTLEDMEVDTEQFVSFDHLTACHTIRKPMSSVKNRLSYDGYSWRKYGQKQVKGSEFPRSYYKCTHPSCLVKRKVEKTIDGQIAEIVYSGEHNHPKPHPPRNTLSLPSTEVVVVDLHGTNDAGLESQIGGRNRAPGTAVTASRGNYNCFDEVRKMSELTDNKKSTREKQSSNASSLTAYTEPTPASQTWTDCELSGDAFGWRKYGQKVVKGNSLPRSYYRCSAPRCNARKYVERAPHNHDSSGRSSSVTTTYQGRHNHDIIPSGSGRLLQG
- the LOC133906699 gene encoding enoyl-[acyl-carrier-protein] reductase, mitochondrial, whose protein sequence is MAPPSRLLPPTFQILHRCRASRFRFSTASSLASPPSKAVIYDEHGAPDQVLRVADVPPVELGDRDVCVRMLAAPINPSDINRIEGVYPVRPPLPGAVGGYEGVGQVHALGPAVTAPLSPGDWVIPSPPSFGTWQTYIVKHESVWHKVHSDVPMEYAATVTVNPLTALRMLHDFVKLNPGDAIVQNGATSIVGQCVIQLAKVHGIHTINIIRDRTGSEEAKDKLKQLGADEVFTESQLDIKNIKSLLGALPEPSLGFNCVGGNAASLILKFLRQGGTMLTYGGMSKKPVTVPTSYFIFKDVSLRGFWLQKWMNSDKAEDCRRMIDYLLGLVQEGKLKYEMEMSPFGEFSLALEKALGKHGSQPKQVLRF
- the LOC133906194 gene encoding WRKY transcription factor 44-like isoform X3, producing MQGHEKIAALKPVASRPFSSFQTYSQLLKDFTAIGSAPITVLEETNLIRPKTTRFTSVPSDLPTEITATTLQDAGSGTTLEDMEVDTEQFVSFDHLTACHTIRKPMSSVKNRLSYDGYSWRKYGQKQVKGSEFPRSYYKCTHPSCLVKRKVEKTIDGQIAEIVYSGEHNHPKPHPPRNTLSLPSTEVVVVDLHGTNDAGLESQIGGRNRAPGTAVTASRGNYNCFDEVRKMSELTDNKKSTREKQSSNASSLTAYTEPTPASQTWTDCELSGDAFGWRKYGQKVVKGNSLPRSYYRCSAPRCNARKYVERAPHNHDSSGRSSSVTTTYQGRHNHDIIPSGSGRLLQG